Proteins from a single region of Puntigrus tetrazona isolate hp1 chromosome 2, ASM1883169v1, whole genome shotgun sequence:
- the cdc34b gene encoding cell division cycle 34 homolog (S. cerevisiae) b, whose translation MAQQSSAQVASSQKALMLEMKSLQEEPVEGFKITLVDEADLYNWEVAIFGPPNTHYEGGYFKARIKFPIDYPYSPPTFRFLTKMWHPNIYENGDVCISILHPPVDDPQSGELPSERWNPTQNVRTILLSVISLLNEPNTFSPANVDASVMYRKWRDSKGKDREYAEIIRKQVLATKAEAERDGVKVPTTLAEYCVRTRAPAPDEGSDLLYDDYYDDEDLEDEDEDGEDCCYDEDDSGNEES comes from the exons atggCCCAGCAGAGCAGTGCTCAGGTCGCCAGCTCACAGAAAGCTTTAATGCTGGAGATGAAGTCTCTACAGGAGGAACCAGTGGAGGGTTTCAAGATCACTTTAGTGGATGAAGCTGATCTCTACAACTGGGAAGTGGCGATTTTTGGACCCCCAAACACTCACTACGAAGGGGGCTATTTCAAG GCTCGCATCAAGTTCCCGATCGATTACCCCTATTCCCCACCCACGTTCAGATTCCTCACCAAGATGTGGCACCCCAACATCTATGAG AACGGGGACGTGTGCATCTCCATTCTGCATCCTCCTGTAGATGATCCACAGAGCGGAGAGCTGCCCTCAGAGAGGTGGAACCCTACACAGAACGTCAG AACTATACTGTTGAGCGTCATCTCTCTCCTGAACGAACCCAACACGTTTTCTCCAGCCAACGTGGACGCCTCCGTCATGTACCGCAAATGGAGAGACAGTAAAGGAAAAGACCGGGAGTACGCAGAGATCATTAG AAAGCAGGTTCTGGCCACTAAAGCCGAGGCAGAGCGGGACGGAGTGAAGGTTCCCACCACCCTGGCGGAGTACTGCGTTCGCACACGCGCCCCTGCACCGGACGAGGGCTCCGACCTGTTGTACGACGATTACTACGATGATGAGGACttggaggatgaggatgaggatggcgAGGACTGTTGCTATGACGAAGACGACTCAGGAAACGAGGAATCATGA
- the abhd17aa gene encoding abhydrolase domain containing 17A, depalmitoylase a → MNGLSISELCGLFCCPPCPSRIAAKLAFLPPEPTYALLPDLESTSPVTSNLGASGLRSRLAGGAGAGAGAGAGGGGGGGGGGGGGGGGGAGAGAGAVFGDRTGEGRWKLHLSERAEFQYTQRELDGTEVFLTHSSRGNRVGCMYIRCAPSARYTVLFSHGNAVDLGQMSSFYIGLGTRINCNIFSYDYSGYGVSTGKPSEKNLYADIDAAWHALRSRYGISPENIILYGQSIGTVPTVDLASRYECAAVVLHSPLTSGMRVAFPDTKKTYCFDAFPNIEKVSKITSPVLIIHGTEDEVIDFSHGLALFERCPKAVEPLWVEGAGHNDIELYSQYLERLRRFISQEVAAQ, encoded by the exons ATGAACGGCTTATCCATCAGCGAGTTGTGCGGCCTGTTCTGTTGCCCGCCCTGTCCGAGCCGGATTGCAGCGAAGCTGGCCTTCCTGCCCCCGGAGCCCACCTACGCTCTTCTGCCAGACCTGGAGTCCACCTCACCTGTGACCTCTAACCTCGGAGCCTCGGGTTTGCGCTCCCGTTTGGCTGGAGGTGCTGGTGCTGGTGCTGGTGCTGGTGCtggtggtggaggaggaggaggaggaggaggaggaggaggaggaggaggtggtgctGGTGCTGGTGCTGGTGCTGTATTTGGTGACAGGACTGGAGAAGGTAGATGGAAGCTGCACCTCTCTGAACGAGCTGAGTTCCAGTACACCCAGAGGGAGCTGGATGGAACCGAGGTCTTCCTCACTCACTCCAGCCGTGGCAACAGAGTGGGATGCATGTACATCCGCTGTGCCCCATCCGCAAG GTACACTGTGCTCTTTTCTCATGGTAACGCTGTGGATCTCGGTCAGATGAGCAGCTTCTACATCGGTCTGGGCACTCGTATCAACTGCAACATCTTCTCTTACGATTATTCTGGTTATGGGGTCAGTACAGGCAAGCCCTCTGAGAAAAATCTGTATGCAGACATAGACGCCGCGTGGCACGCTCTGCGCTCAAG GTATGGCATCAGCCCCGAGAATATAATCCTTTACGGGCAGAGCATTGGTACCGTGCCCACCGTGGACCTGGCGTCCCGTTATGAGTGTGCTGCCGTGGTGCTTCACTCACCCCTCACCTCGGGGATGAGGGTGGCGTTCCCTGACACCAAGAAGACCTACTGCTTTGACGCCTTCCCAAA CATTGAGAAGGTGTCTAAAATCACATCTCCGGTGCTGATCATCCACGGGACGGAGGACGAAGTGATCGATTTTTCTCACGGTCTGGCCCTGTTTGAGCGTTGCCCGAAGGCCGTGGAGCCGTTGTGGGTTGAAGGGGCCGGGCACAACGACATCGAGCTCTACAGTCAGTACCTGGAACGCCTGCGCCGTTTCATCAGCCAGGAAGTGGCTGCACAGTAA